A genomic window from Thermococcus sp. EP1 includes:
- a CDS encoding transcription initiation factor IIB gives MTQLGGIKRCPICGSENLIYDPSRAEIVCSQCGYVLDEEIMDLGPEWRAFEPGQREKRSRVGAPETVMLHDKGLSTDIDWRNKDIHGNDISGSTRAKMYRLRMWQRRMRISDAIDRNLAFALSELDRMGSQLGLPRNIREIAAVLYRKAVINRLVRGRSIEGMVSACLYAACRVANAPRTLDEIEDVSKVDKKEIGRSYRYLVRELNLKLRPTNPVDYVVRFGDQLGVREKTKRRAIKIVNMAIERGLTSGKGPTGIAAAAIYIASLLEGEKMTQREVAEVARVTEVTVRNRYKELVDKLNIRIPT, from the coding sequence TTGACTCAACTTGGAGGTATTAAAAGATGTCCAATCTGTGGTTCGGAAAATTTGATTTACGATCCAAGCAGGGCGGAAATCGTTTGTTCTCAATGTGGGTATGTGTTGGATGAGGAAATAATGGATCTTGGTCCTGAATGGAGAGCATTTGAACCTGGGCAGAGAGAAAAGCGTTCTAGAGTTGGAGCTCCTGAGACTGTAATGCTCCATGATAAGGGTCTTTCAACAGACATAGATTGGAGAAACAAGGATATTCATGGAAATGATATCTCGGGCAGTACTAGGGCCAAGATGTATAGATTGAGAATGTGGCAAAGGAGAATGAGGATAAGTGATGCTATAGATAGGAATCTGGCATTTGCCCTAAGTGAACTTGATAGAATGGGGTCTCAGCTTGGACTCCCTAGGAATATACGAGAGATTGCAGCCGTTCTTTATAGAAAAGCGGTTATTAACAGACTAGTTCGAGGAAGATCTATAGAGGGCATGGTTTCAGCTTGTTTATATGCTGCATGTAGAGTAGCCAATGCTCCTAGAACTCTTGATGAGATAGAGGATGTTTCAAAAGTAGACAAAAAAGAGATTGGCCGTAGCTATAGATACTTAGTTCGGGAGTTAAACCTGAAGCTTAGACCTACCAATCCAGTAGATTACGTTGTGAGGTTTGGGGATCAGCTTGGAGTTCGTGAAAAGACGAAGAGAAGAGCAATAAAAATAGTCAATATGGCGATTGAAAGGGGTCTTACTAGTGGAAAAGGCCCTACAGGAATAGCTGCAGCTGCAATATACATCGCTAGTCTTCTTGAGGGAGAGAAGATGACTCAAAGGGAAGTCGCGGAAGTTGCTAGAGTTACAGAAGTAACGGTGAGGAATAGATACAAAGAATTAGTGGATAAACTTAATATAAGGATACCCACGTAG
- a CDS encoding Gar1/Naf1 family protein, protein MRRLGKVSHYAKQGFLILRSTFIPVLNDPVVDKNLQLIGVVKDVFGPVTAPYVAIKPRVKDPERYIGEILYIDERKRKRSSSGSRKSKKVKRVSKRRPAPQKRG, encoded by the coding sequence ATGAGGCGTTTGGGCAAGGTTTCTCATTATGCGAAACAGGGCTTCTTGATACTTCGCTCAACATTCATACCGGTGTTAAATGATCCGGTAGTAGATAAAAACCTTCAACTTATTGGGGTAGTTAAAGATGTTTTTGGTCCTGTCACTGCTCCATATGTAGCTATAAAACCACGTGTCAAAGATCCAGAAAGGTATATTGGAGAAATTCTTTATATTGATGAAAGAAAAAGGAAGAGATCCTCTTCTGGTTCTAGAAAGTCAAAAAAAGTAAAAAGAGTAAGTAAACGTCGCCCTGCCCCCCAAAAGAGGGGGTGA
- a CDS encoding RuvB-like helicase gives MPLIEEVAPHRFERIGSHSHIHGLGLDETGKARFIGDGMVGQTKAREAAGIAVKLIKKGKLAGKGILLVGPTGSGKTAIAMGIAKELGEDVPFVQISGSEIYSAEIKKTEFLKQALRRAIGVRISEERRVYEGKVERIQINKTKHPFNPYVEIPESVKITLKTKDDEKTIRAGREIAYQLLEMGIEEDDVIQLDAETGKVSKLGTTKGEEGLFFKKIVEIPSGPVLKIKEFTYTVTLHDLDLVNSRAGGIFSIFFGGGLEITDEIREKVDETVKQWIEEGKATLVPGVLFIDECHMLDIEAFSFLARAMENELAPILILATNRGITKIRGTDLEAPHGIPIDMLDRLLIINTEPYRRDAIKEIIKIRAKEEGIEISEDAIEYLAELGEKTSLRYAVQLLAPASVLAGKEKVSREHVEKAKEYFSDVKRSTEYVKQLEGMLQ, from the coding sequence ATGCCATTGATTGAAGAAGTTGCACCCCACAGATTCGAGAGGATAGGGAGCCATTCACACATTCATGGCCTTGGGTTAGATGAGACAGGGAAAGCGAGATTTATAGGGGATGGCATGGTAGGGCAAACAAAAGCCAGGGAAGCTGCGGGAATTGCAGTGAAACTCATAAAAAAGGGGAAACTAGCAGGAAAGGGAATCTTATTAGTTGGACCAACAGGTAGCGGAAAAACTGCCATTGCAATGGGGATCGCAAAGGAACTTGGAGAAGACGTCCCATTCGTTCAGATTTCAGGAAGTGAAATTTATTCAGCGGAAATTAAAAAGACAGAATTTCTAAAACAAGCATTAAGAAGGGCCATTGGAGTCAGAATAAGCGAGGAAAGAAGAGTCTATGAAGGAAAAGTAGAAAGAATCCAAATTAATAAGACTAAGCATCCATTCAATCCATACGTGGAAATTCCAGAATCTGTAAAAATCACTCTCAAGACTAAAGATGATGAGAAAACTATCAGGGCAGGGCGAGAAATAGCATATCAGCTCTTGGAAATGGGAATTGAGGAGGATGATGTAATCCAATTGGATGCCGAAACCGGCAAAGTTTCAAAACTAGGGACAACAAAAGGAGAAGAGGGCCTGTTCTTTAAAAAAATAGTAGAGATTCCTAGTGGGCCTGTTCTTAAGATAAAGGAGTTCACGTACACAGTTACTTTACATGACTTAGATTTAGTTAACAGTCGTGCAGGAGGAATATTTAGCATATTTTTCGGCGGAGGTCTAGAAATTACAGATGAAATAAGAGAAAAAGTTGATGAGACCGTGAAGCAATGGATAGAAGAAGGGAAGGCCACGCTTGTTCCTGGTGTGCTCTTCATAGATGAGTGCCACATGCTAGATATTGAAGCATTTTCATTTCTAGCACGAGCCATGGAGAATGAACTGGCTCCCATCCTAATTCTGGCAACTAACAGAGGAATAACAAAAATAAGAGGAACTGACCTAGAAGCCCCCCACGGAATCCCAATAGACATGTTGGATAGGTTACTGATAATAAACACAGAACCCTATAGAAGAGATGCAATTAAAGAGATTATAAAGATAAGAGCCAAAGAAGAAGGAATTGAAATCTCAGAGGACGCTATAGAGTATCTCGCAGAACTAGGAGAAAAGACAAGTTTAAGATATGCAGTACAACTTTTGGCACCTGCAAGTGTTCTGGCAGGAAAAGAGAAGGTTAGTAGAGAACATGTAGAAAAAGCAAAAGAGTATTTCTCGGATGTAAAAAGAAGTACTGAATATGTCAAACAGCTCGAAGGAATGCTCCAATGA
- a CDS encoding ORC1-type DNA replication protein encodes MLQEGQTDLNSLFEKYMHNERIFKNKDVLRHSYTPKELPHRREQIETLVHILVPVLRGETPSNIFVYGKTGTGKTVTVRYVTDDLMKISQKYNIPVDVIYLNCEIVDTQYRVLANIVNHFKDESKIEVPLVGWPTDEVYTQLKKVVDMKERFVIIVLDEIDKLVKKSGDDILYSLTRINTELNKAKVSIIGISNDLRFKEYLDPRVLSSLSEEEVVFPPYDANQLRDILMQRAQEAFYDGVLDDAVVPLCAALAAREHGDARRALDLLRVSGEIAEREMSPKVTERHVWKAQEKIEQDTMEEVIKTLPLHSKILLYAIVLLDENGELPANTGDVYSVYKDLCDYLDLEPLTQRRISDLINELDMLGIVNAKVVSKGRYGRTKEIRLNVTPYKVKNIYRFEETLRPLISVSMLKQRRLFYG; translated from the coding sequence ATGCTACAGGAAGGACAAACTGATCTCAATTCACTTTTTGAAAAATATATGCACAATGAAAGAATATTTAAAAATAAAGATGTATTGCGGCATAGTTATACACCTAAAGAACTCCCACATAGACGAGAACAAATAGAAACTCTTGTACACATCTTAGTCCCAGTCTTACGGGGAGAAACTCCTTCTAACATTTTTGTATATGGAAAAACGGGGACTGGAAAAACTGTTACTGTGAGATACGTAACAGATGATTTGATGAAGATATCCCAAAAGTACAACATACCTGTAGACGTTATTTACCTTAACTGTGAGATAGTGGATACCCAATATAGGGTGTTAGCCAATATAGTCAACCATTTTAAAGACGAAAGCAAGATAGAAGTTCCTCTTGTTGGATGGCCCACCGACGAGGTCTATACACAGCTGAAAAAAGTTGTTGACATGAAAGAGCGTTTTGTAATAATAGTTCTAGACGAGATAGACAAACTCGTTAAGAAAAGCGGTGACGATATTCTCTATAGCCTCACAAGAATAAATACCGAACTCAACAAAGCAAAAGTGAGTATTATAGGGATTTCCAACGATCTACGGTTTAAGGAATATCTAGACCCAAGAGTACTGTCAAGCCTAAGTGAGGAGGAGGTAGTATTCCCCCCTTATGACGCCAATCAACTTAGAGATATTCTAATGCAAAGAGCACAAGAAGCATTTTATGATGGAGTTTTGGATGATGCGGTTGTTCCTCTCTGTGCCGCTCTAGCGGCTAGAGAGCATGGGGATGCAAGAAGAGCCCTTGACCTACTTAGAGTTAGTGGGGAGATAGCGGAAAGAGAAATGTCCCCCAAAGTCACTGAGAGACATGTGTGGAAAGCCCAAGAAAAGATAGAACAAGATACCATGGAAGAAGTCATCAAAACTTTACCGTTGCATTCAAAAATCCTCCTGTACGCCATAGTTTTACTTGACGAAAATGGAGAACTACCGGCAAACACTGGAGATGTATATTCCGTATACAAAGACCTCTGTGATTATCTTGACCTAGAGCCCTTAACACAAAGAAGAATAAGCGACTTAATAAATGAACTTGACATGCTAGGCATAGTAAATGCCAAGGTCGTGAGCAAAGGTAGGTATGGGAGGACAAAGGAGATAAGGCTCAACGTAACACCTTATAAAGTTAAAAACATATACCGCTTTGAAGAAACATTGAGGCCATTAATCTCAGTGAGCATGCTTAAGCAGAGGAGGTTATTTTATGGATGA
- a CDS encoding DNA-directed DNA polymerase II small subunit, with product MDELVRGLISNNYLITPPAYFLLSEYYKKEFNLPELIKFAKAKGTFIIDEITAEEFLKSKEIITAPSHLEKFLSTKEKPKEAGEVQEKTTRKLEETAYEVSKTPSGPIEAKSVSTDMEEVIETSFPSEESEVTEESRSLEETMLPETVEEVEEISTEIEEPQEITETFESESNGEENGETKRKIIFEEYGVPIVVEEEEIPEEKKAYSVYDDFKVSPKEGFEFLAKSIKSEFNIKFDVRKVKITPPKAKSGTTKEGEIIVKVYENYFKSRLKKMRKILRENPEVSGVIDIGKLSYINPEGDITIIGLINSKRETRNGYMFEVEDNTGIIKVFIGRDKEDYAKAFEIVPDSVIAFKGRYSNRGIFFADRIYLPDVPLYKKEKPPLEEKVYAVLISDIHVGSNEFCEKAFMKFIEWLNGHVNSKAEEEIVSRIKYLIIAGDVVDGIGIYPGQYNELNIPDIFDQYEALANLLSNVPEHITMFIGPGNHDAARTALPQPEFYKEYAKPLYELKNAIIISNPAVIDLHGREFLIVHGRGIEDIVSHIPNMSHHHPVKPMLELLKLRHVAPTFGAKVPIAPDSEDLLVIESVPDLVQMGHVHVLDYQIYRGVFLINSGTWQAQTEFQKMVNIVPTPAKVPIIDVETARLRMIVDFTKWCDV from the coding sequence ATGGATGAACTGGTGAGGGGGTTAATATCAAACAACTACCTAATAACTCCCCCAGCATATTTTCTTTTATCTGAATACTATAAAAAAGAGTTTAACCTTCCTGAACTCATAAAATTTGCAAAAGCAAAAGGAACGTTTATAATTGATGAAATAACGGCCGAGGAGTTTCTGAAGTCTAAGGAAATAATTACTGCTCCAAGTCATTTAGAGAAGTTTCTATCTACTAAAGAGAAACCCAAAGAAGCTGGAGAGGTTCAAGAAAAAACTACAAGAAAGCTTGAAGAAACTGCATATGAAGTTTCAAAAACTCCAAGTGGCCCTATTGAGGCCAAAAGTGTAAGTACAGATATGGAGGAAGTCATTGAAACATCATTTCCTTCTGAAGAAAGTGAAGTTACAGAAGAATCTAGAAGTCTCGAAGAAACAATGCTTCCTGAGACCGTAGAAGAAGTTGAGGAAATATCAACAGAGATCGAGGAACCCCAAGAAATCACAGAAACCTTTGAAAGCGAGAGTAATGGGGAAGAAAATGGAGAAACAAAAAGAAAAATTATCTTTGAAGAATATGGTGTGCCTATAGTTGTCGAGGAAGAAGAGATTCCAGAAGAGAAAAAAGCCTATTCTGTTTATGATGATTTCAAAGTTTCTCCAAAGGAAGGGTTTGAATTCCTAGCGAAGTCAATAAAATCTGAGTTTAATATTAAATTTGATGTACGAAAAGTTAAGATCACACCCCCAAAGGCTAAAAGCGGGACTACTAAAGAAGGAGAGATTATAGTAAAAGTTTATGAGAACTATTTTAAAAGTAGGTTAAAAAAGATGAGAAAAATTCTTCGTGAGAACCCTGAAGTTTCGGGAGTTATTGATATTGGAAAGCTTAGCTACATCAATCCAGAGGGAGATATCACAATAATCGGCCTTATAAACTCAAAAAGAGAAACACGAAACGGATACATGTTTGAAGTGGAAGACAACACTGGAATAATAAAAGTATTTATCGGAAGAGATAAAGAAGATTATGCAAAGGCTTTTGAGATAGTACCCGATAGTGTCATTGCATTTAAAGGAAGATACTCAAATAGAGGCATCTTCTTTGCAGACAGGATTTACTTGCCTGACGTCCCACTCTACAAAAAAGAGAAACCTCCTCTAGAAGAGAAGGTATATGCCGTTCTAATAAGTGACATTCACGTAGGTAGCAACGAGTTCTGTGAAAAGGCATTTATGAAATTTATAGAATGGCTTAATGGACATGTGAACAGCAAAGCAGAAGAAGAAATAGTCAGCAGGATAAAATACCTCATAATAGCTGGAGACGTAGTTGATGGAATCGGTATATACCCAGGTCAGTATAACGAGCTTAATATTCCTGATATTTTTGATCAATACGAGGCTCTTGCAAATCTTCTTTCAAATGTTCCTGAACATATCACGATGTTTATAGGACCCGGAAATCACGATGCTGCAAGAACTGCTTTGCCTCAACCGGAATTCTATAAAGAGTACGCAAAGCCTCTTTATGAATTAAAAAATGCCATTATAATAAGCAACCCAGCAGTAATTGATCTTCATGGTAGAGAATTTTTGATAGTTCACGGTAGGGGAATAGAAGATATCGTTAGCCATATTCCTAATATGAGCCATCACCACCCGGTAAAACCCATGCTAGAACTCCTAAAACTTAGACACGTTGCACCCACCTTCGGGGCAAAAGTTCCTATAGCTCCTGATTCCGAGGATCTACTTGTGATTGAAAGTGTTCCAGACTTAGTACAAATGGGCCACGTTCACGTTCTTGATTACCAAATCTATAGAGGAGTATTCCTAATAAATTCTGGAACATGGCAAGCTCAAACTGAGTTCCAGAAAATGGTTAACATAGTTCCCACACCAGCAAAAGTGCCAATCATCGATGTAGAAACCGCCAGGCTAAGAATGATAGTTGATTTTACTAAATGGTGTGACGTTTGA